One genomic segment of Oenanthe melanoleuca isolate GR-GAL-2019-014 chromosome 5, OMel1.0, whole genome shotgun sequence includes these proteins:
- the RPLP2 gene encoding 60S acidic ribosomal protein P2 has protein sequence MRYVAAYLLAVLGGNESPTSKDLKKILDSVGIETDDERMNKVISELNGKNIEDVIAQGNGKLASMPAGGAVAVSAGGGSAAPAAAAAPAAAEEKKEEKKEESEESDDDMGFGLFD, from the exons ATGCGTTACGTCGCAGCTTATTTGCTCGCTGTGCTCGGAGGCAATGAGTCCCCCACGTCCAAGGACTTGAAAAAGATCCTCGACAGTGTCGGCATCGAGACGGACGATGAACGCATGAACAAG GTTATTAGTGAGCTGAATGGAAAAAACATTGAAGATGTAATTGCCCAGG GTAATGGAAAACTTGCCAGCATGCCGGCTGGGGGAGCAGTAGCAGTCTCTGCTGgagggggctctgctgctcctgctgcagctgctgcccctgctgctg ctgaggagaagaaagaagagaagaaggaggaatcAGAAGAATCTGATGATGACATGGGATTTGGCCTCTTTGATTAA